The following are encoded together in the Blautia obeum ATCC 29174 genome:
- a CDS encoding glycosyltransferase family 2 protein — translation MKISVLVPTLGTREKEIRRLLETLEKQSYKDFEIIFVTQDNHEIVKDIIYKYSNLDIKQIEMSVKGLSRARNRGLEQASGEIVVLSDDDCWYPANAFEIVVNAFKKRQCAKIVLSQIFDPEKNIPYKNYTSDEEYVRNKLQLMSKSSIEVAFKKDLVMNKKFDERLGLGSEFVCGEEVDFLLSNYEKNAIFYIPEVTVYHKKKENGSSNKQIIAKGAIYGKNFNIFICVLVLLRDLMLKKENNFKYFFEGYNEYFKRTN, via the coding sequence ATGAAAATATCAGTATTAGTTCCTACGTTAGGAACAAGAGAAAAGGAAATTAGACGATTATTAGAAACACTGGAAAAACAGTCATATAAAGACTTTGAAATTATATTTGTAACGCAGGATAATCATGAAATTGTAAAAGATATAATTTATAAATATAGTAATTTGGATATAAAGCAAATTGAAATGAGTGTAAAAGGATTATCACGAGCTAGAAATAGAGGATTAGAGCAGGCATCAGGCGAGATAGTAGTATTATCTGATGATGATTGTTGGTATCCTGCAAATGCATTTGAAATTGTTGTAAATGCATTTAAAAAAAGACAATGTGCTAAAATTGTATTATCACAGATTTTTGATCCGGAAAAAAATATTCCATATAAAAATTATACTTCCGACGAAGAGTATGTAAGAAACAAATTACAGCTCATGTCAAAATCGTCTATTGAAGTTGCATTTAAGAAAGATTTAGTGATGAATAAAAAATTTGATGAACGTTTAGGTTTGGGAAGCGAATTTGTATGTGGAGAAGAAGTGGATTTCCTTTTAAGTAATTATGAAAAAAATGCAATCTTTTATATACCAGAGGTAACGGTTTATCATAAAAAGAAAGAAAATGGTAGTAGCAACAAACAAATTATTGCTAAAGGGGCAATTTATGGAAAGAATTTTAATATATTTATTTGTGTATTAGTTTTACTTAGAGATTTGATGTTAAAAAAAGAAAATAATTTTAAATACTTTTTTGAGGGATATAATGAATATTTTAAAAGAACAAATTAA
- a CDS encoding lipopolysaccharide biosynthesis protein gives MKLFLKKIIKKYRDMSVEMKAASWYAVGNIIQKIAPWLVMIILTHYLATEEYGIYSIFMSWLEIFEIIITLRIYSNGYVAGLVRDDENRTIYTATMQSLSIVLIVIWTLMYLMFHKGINYITGISTPLSILMICSFIGTISFGLWSSRQRVDNQYKKMLFAIIVYGLIGPIVGALTVFLNLDNPIFYVIATRTVIQLGVAIPFFISNYKGTSTLWKKDYAIDALKYNLPLMPYYLSMILLNHSDRLMIQKIDGYEDAALYSVSYSAAMVIFVISGALNLSLQAWLFKELKLKDSSKDKSKLITVGTIIVAFCAIAEIVMAPEIILILGGKKYLKAIWVMPPLAISVIVMYIYQQYVNILFYYKKTKFILFASVFAAVCNIILNAIFIPIFGYVAGGYTSLVSYLIVMILYFVLARKECIDNEIQMKNYFNTKLQMTILIGTSIVALSMVAVYKNAVARYLLALMMFVLLVATRKKWIPELRKGKKV, from the coding sequence ATGAAACTTTTTCTTAAAAAAATCATAAAAAAATATAGAGATATGTCAGTAGAAATGAAAGCTGCGTCTTGGTATGCAGTGGGAAATATAATACAAAAAATTGCGCCTTGGTTGGTAATGATTATACTGACGCATTACTTAGCTACTGAGGAATATGGAATATATAGTATATTTATGTCCTGGCTAGAAATATTTGAGATTATTATAACATTGAGAATATACAGCAATGGTTATGTTGCAGGATTGGTAAGGGACGATGAAAACAGGACAATATATACAGCAACTATGCAATCATTGAGTATTGTATTGATTGTGATTTGGACATTAATGTATTTAATGTTTCACAAGGGTATTAATTATATTACTGGAATAAGTACTCCGTTAAGTATACTGATGATATGTTCTTTTATAGGAACTATCAGTTTCGGATTGTGGTCATCAAGACAAAGAGTTGATAACCAATATAAGAAAATGTTATTTGCAATAATTGTATATGGTCTTATCGGACCTATCGTTGGTGCATTAACTGTTTTTCTTAATTTAGATAATCCTATATTTTATGTTATAGCTACAAGGACAGTAATCCAGTTAGGGGTTGCAATTCCGTTTTTTATATCAAATTATAAAGGTACATCCACACTATGGAAAAAAGACTATGCAATAGATGCATTGAAATATAATTTGCCATTGATGCCATATTACTTATCGATGATATTATTAAATCATTCGGATCGTTTAATGATACAAAAAATTGATGGTTATGAAGATGCTGCTTTATATAGTGTATCATATAGTGCAGCTATGGTCATCTTTGTTATAAGTGGTGCGTTGAATTTATCTTTACAGGCATGGCTGTTTAAGGAATTAAAGTTAAAGGATTCGTCGAAAGATAAAAGTAAATTGATAACAGTCGGGACAATTATAGTTGCTTTTTGCGCTATTGCGGAAATTGTGATGGCTCCAGAAATAATTTTGATTTTAGGAGGGAAAAAATATTTAAAGGCAATATGGGTTATGCCACCATTAGCAATTAGTGTTATTGTTATGTATATATATCAACAATATGTAAATATCTTGTTCTACTATAAAAAGACGAAATTTATTTTGTTTGCGTCAGTATTTGCAGCAGTGTGTAATATAATTTTAAATGCTATTTTTATTCCGATTTTTGGATATGTTGCTGGTGGATATACGTCATTAGTAAGCTATTTAATAGTCATGATTTTATATTTTGTATTAGCAAGAAAAGAATGTATTGATAATGAGATACAAATGAAAAATTATTTTAATACAAAATTGCAAATGACAATACTTATAGGTACGAGTATTGTGGCATTGTCTATGGTTGCTGTATATAAAAATGCAGTTGCTAGATATTTGTTGGCTTTAATGATGTTTGTATTGTTGGTTGCAACAAGGAAAAAATGGATACCAGAACTGAGAAAAGGAAAGAAAGTATGA
- a CDS encoding glycosyltransferase family 2 protein: MEKGLVSVITPTYNCAKFIGETIESVQAQTYQQWEMIIVDDCSTDNTKEIVDKYIKEDSRIKYFCLENNSGAAVARTKAMELANGEYMAFLDSDDIWPEEKLKKQLAFMKKHDVAFSCTAYEQIDENGKVLNKIIKTVPKADYNRVLLDCPVGNSTVMYNVEKMGKFEVPNIRKRNDDALWLQMLKKEKYIYGMRSVLMKYRIRQNSISSNKFKVIKYHWILYRDIEHLSIARSVFHIAYWCVIKLLKIK, from the coding sequence ATGGAAAAAGGATTAGTATCAGTTATTACGCCAACATACAATTGTGCGAAGTTTATAGGGGAAACAATTGAATCTGTTCAGGCACAAACTTATCAGCAATGGGAAATGATCATTGTTGATGATTGCTCGACAGACAATACAAAAGAAATTGTCGATAAATATATAAAAGAAGATAGTAGAATAAAATATTTTTGCTTAGAAAATAACTCTGGAGCTGCCGTTGCAAGAACAAAAGCAATGGAGTTGGCAAATGGGGAATATATGGCTTTTTTGGATTCGGATGATATTTGGCCAGAAGAAAAATTGAAAAAGCAATTAGCATTTATGAAAAAGCATGATGTCGCATTTTCTTGTACAGCGTATGAACAAATTGATGAAAATGGGAAAGTGTTAAATAAAATTATAAAGACAGTACCAAAGGCTGATTATAATCGAGTGCTTTTAGATTGCCCGGTAGGAAATTCTACGGTTATGTACAACGTAGAAAAGATGGGGAAATTTGAAGTCCCTAATATTAGAAAACGAAACGATGATGCTTTGTGGCTTCAAATGTTAAAAAAAGAAAAATATATTTATGGTATGAGATCGGTACTTATGAAATACCGCATAAGACAAAATTCTATTTCAAGTAATAAATTTAAGGTAATTAAATATCATTGGATTTTATATAGAGATATAGAACATCTAAGCATAGCCAGAAGTGTTTTTCATATAGCATATTGGTGTGTGATTAAATTGCTAAAAATTAAGTAA
- a CDS encoding DegT/DnrJ/EryC1/StrS family aminotransferase, with product MRIPFSPPDITEKEIEQVSEALRSGWITTGPKTKELEREVADLCGVNRAVCLNSQTACAEMTLRLLGIKEGDEVITCAYTYTASASVVCHVGAKLILIDTQRDCLEMDYEQLENAITEKTKVIIPVDLGGVPCDYDRILSIVERKKDLFHPANKIQKSIGRVIVMADAAHAFGATWKEKPVGSIADFSNFSFHAVKNFTTAEGGAAVWKDIDGIDNEEIYHQYQLLSLHGQSKDALAKTQLGAWEYDIIGPWFKCNMTDVVAGIGLAQMKRYKGLLERRKEIIGKYDAAFKPIGIEVLNHYTENHQSSGHLYITRVPGITLEQRHEIIVKMAEAGVACNVHYKPLPMMTAYKNMGFDIKDYPNAYKRFENEITLPLHTKLTDEEVDYVIKQFSRIVKEYI from the coding sequence ATGAGGATTCCATTTTCACCGCCAGATATAACAGAAAAAGAAATTGAACAGGTTTCAGAAGCATTAAGATCCGGATGGATTACAACTGGGCCTAAGACAAAAGAATTAGAGCGAGAGGTTGCAGATTTATGTGGAGTAAATCGTGCTGTTTGTCTTAATTCACAGACAGCATGTGCAGAAATGACCTTGCGTTTATTAGGAATCAAAGAGGGCGATGAAGTCATTACATGTGCGTATACATATACTGCAAGTGCGTCTGTAGTATGCCATGTAGGGGCAAAACTTATTTTAATTGATACTCAGAGAGATTGTCTTGAAATGGATTATGAGCAGTTGGAAAATGCGATTACTGAAAAAACAAAAGTAATTATTCCAGTAGATCTCGGTGGAGTGCCATGTGATTATGATAGGATTTTATCTATTGTAGAACGTAAGAAAGACTTATTCCATCCGGCAAATAAAATACAGAAAAGCATCGGCAGAGTGATTGTTATGGCAGATGCAGCACATGCTTTTGGTGCAACCTGGAAAGAGAAACCAGTTGGTAGCATTGCAGATTTTTCTAATTTCAGCTTCCATGCAGTTAAGAATTTTACAACTGCAGAAGGGGGTGCTGCTGTTTGGAAAGATATTGATGGAATTGATAACGAAGAAATTTATCATCAGTACCAGTTGTTATCACTTCATGGTCAGTCAAAAGATGCACTTGCGAAAACGCAGCTTGGGGCATGGGAGTATGACATCATTGGACCTTGGTTTAAATGTAATATGACGGATGTTGTAGCTGGAATCGGACTGGCACAGATGAAGAGATATAAAGGCTTGCTTGAACGTCGAAAAGAAATCATAGGAAAATATGATGCAGCATTTAAGCCAATCGGAATAGAGGTATTAAATCACTATACGGAAAACCACCAGTCATCTGGGCATTTGTATATAACAAGAGTTCCGGGAATTACGTTGGAGCAGAGGCATGAGATTATCGTGAAGATGGCAGAAGCAGGTGTTGCCTGCAATGTGCATTATAAGCCGTTGCCAATGATGACTGCATACAAAAATATGGGATTTGATATTAAAGATTATCCTAATGCATATAAAAGATTTGAAAATGAGATTACTTTACCGCTTCATACAAAACTTACAGATGAAGAAGTGGATTATGTGATCAAGCAGTTTAGTAGAATCGTGAAAGAATATATTTAA
- a CDS encoding sugar transferase, with product MKKGNWKKIMSILAATMGTTFVITSLVAKKEIGKSQYKDESNQMNPLEGKKVVFIENDDEIENADGVRGHLEAIGDSDYKVGFYEKYIKRGFDIVLSFGGLVVLSPILGAIALAIKIDDPGPVLFTQKRMGQNKRYFKLHKFRSMKMCTPHDVPTHQLENPEQYITRVGKFLRSHSLDELPQIWDIFIGDSGIIGTTKKNLDFTGVSLA from the coding sequence ATGAAAAAAGGTAACTGGAAAAAGATAATGAGCATTCTTGCAGCAACGATGGGAACAACTTTTGTAATAACATCTCTTGTTGCAAAAAAAGAAATAGGTAAAAGTCAATATAAAGATGAGTCAAATCAGATGAATCCTTTAGAAGGCAAAAAAGTCGTTTTTATTGAAAACGATGATGAAATAGAAAATGCAGATGGTGTTAGAGGTCATTTGGAAGCGATTGGAGATTCTGATTATAAAGTTGGTTTCTATGAGAAATATATTAAACGAGGATTTGATATTGTCCTTTCATTTGGTGGTCTTGTTGTGCTTAGTCCTATTCTGGGCGCTATTGCATTAGCAATAAAGATTGATGATCCAGGTCCGGTTCTTTTTACCCAGAAGAGAATGGGACAGAATAAAAGATATTTTAAGTTGCATAAATTTAGATCAATGAAAATGTGTACGCCACATGATGTGCCTACACATCAGTTAGAAAATCCAGAACAGTATATTACTCGTGTAGGTAAATTCCTTCGCAGTCATTCATTGGATGAACTGCCTCAGATTTGGGATATTTTTATTGGAGATAGCGGTATAATAGGAACAACCAAGAAAAACCTTGATTTTACAGGGGTTTCGCTGGCTTAG
- a CDS encoding polysaccharide pyruvyl transferase family protein → MNILKEQIKLSVAYPGWRSAIKKLKSNKNKKIFLFGTPMHGNLGDHAIAIQEQYFFEDFFPDYEYFEILMPMYHTQKKIIKNTVTPEDLVVISGGGWMGNLWIHNECVIREIVQNYPNNKIIILPQTIYYTSDELGEKEYRITNEILKKHSNLHIFVRERKSYNFIKQKFEFTGNSDVYLVPDMVLYGKNIITKGKCTGHEKVINVCIREDCESEQENIDDFYEKIKQNYNIRKVSTVIKSPVVLRKRIGELQKSWETFANAEITITDRLHAMLFSVLNGTPCIVLNNKTGKVFGVADWLDDTNMIVRANSLSEVLEKLKRTTIWEHKKYDREKLLNYFEKMAEVIRKD, encoded by the coding sequence ATGAATATTTTAAAAGAACAAATTAAACTGTCAGTAGCTTATCCTGGATGGCGTTCGGCAATAAAAAAATTAAAATCAAATAAAAATAAAAAGATTTTTTTGTTTGGAACACCTATGCATGGTAATTTGGGGGATCATGCAATCGCAATCCAAGAACAATATTTTTTTGAAGATTTTTTCCCGGATTATGAATATTTTGAAATATTGATGCCTATGTATCATACACAAAAAAAAATAATAAAAAATACAGTAACACCTGAAGATTTAGTTGTAATTTCGGGTGGTGGATGGATGGGAAATTTATGGATACATAATGAATGTGTTATACGTGAGATTGTGCAGAACTACCCAAATAATAAGATTATTATTCTTCCACAAACAATATATTATACTTCAGACGAACTGGGAGAGAAGGAATACAGAATAACAAATGAAATATTAAAAAAACATAGTAATTTACATATATTTGTAAGAGAAAGGAAGTCTTACAATTTTATAAAACAAAAATTTGAATTTACAGGAAACTCAGATGTATATTTAGTGCCAGATATGGTTTTGTATGGGAAAAATATAATAACAAAGGGAAAATGTACTGGACATGAGAAAGTGATAAATGTATGCATTCGAGAGGATTGCGAATCTGAGCAAGAAAATATTGATGATTTTTATGAAAAAATAAAACAAAACTATAATATTAGAAAGGTTAGTACTGTTATAAAATCGCCAGTTGTTTTAAGAAAGCGAATAGGCGAGTTGCAAAAGTCGTGGGAAACTTTTGCAAATGCGGAAATTACTATAACAGACCGTTTACATGCAATGCTGTTTTCTGTATTAAATGGGACTCCATGCATTGTTTTAAATAATAAAACTGGTAAAGTTTTTGGAGTGGCAGATTGGCTTGATGATACAAATATGATTGTAAGAGCTAATTCGCTAAGTGAAGTGCTTGAAAAATTAAAGAGAACAACTATATGGGAACATAAAAAATATGATAGAGAAAAATTGCTAAACTATTTTGAAAAAATGGCAGAGGTAATACGAAAGGATTAA
- a CDS encoding radical SAM protein, whose amino-acid sequence MEIKRLLVINVPIKNCNLKCEYCYISALKENEKGAAKFLYTPEHVGKCLSKERLGGPCIINLTGGGETLIPKEMPQYIYQLLLQGHFLEVVTNGTLTSRFDEIAEFPRNLLEHLEFKFSFHYAELKKKGWIDRYFSNVKKMWEKGCSFTVELMPYDGLIDDIDEIINLCKSELGAACQITVGRNDLTEKKDLLTSMSRKEYESVWRKFDSTMFDFKLDIFQKKIDDFCYAGAWTLYVDLGTGAAKPCYGQLSNQNIFKNPEQPIIFNPVGKHCRQPYCYNGHAFLTLGVVPELETPTYADIRNRVCEDGREWLSKEVKDAFSQKLADNNEVWDEKKKNSYERKYPFIFFKTALYDWKEIYNKVIRKRKK is encoded by the coding sequence ATGGAAATTAAAAGATTGTTAGTTATCAATGTACCAATTAAGAATTGTAATCTTAAATGTGAATATTGTTATATTTCAGCATTGAAAGAAAATGAAAAAGGAGCAGCTAAATTTTTATATACTCCAGAGCATGTTGGCAAATGTCTTTCAAAAGAGAGGTTAGGAGGCCCTTGTATTATAAATCTAACGGGAGGAGGAGAAACTCTTATTCCGAAAGAAATGCCGCAATATATTTACCAATTATTATTACAAGGACATTTTTTAGAGGTTGTAACAAATGGAACATTGACAAGTCGATTTGATGAAATTGCTGAGTTCCCAAGAAATTTGTTAGAGCATTTGGAGTTCAAATTCTCTTTCCACTATGCAGAGTTAAAGAAAAAAGGATGGATAGATAGATACTTTTCAAATGTGAAAAAGATGTGGGAAAAGGGATGTTCGTTTACTGTTGAGTTAATGCCTTATGATGGATTGATTGATGATATTGATGAAATTATAAATCTTTGTAAATCAGAACTAGGAGCAGCATGTCAAATTACAGTAGGACGAAATGATTTGACTGAGAAAAAAGATCTTTTGACATCTATGTCAAGAAAAGAGTATGAGTCTGTTTGGAGAAAATTTGATTCTACAATGTTTGATTTCAAATTGGATATTTTTCAGAAAAAAATAGATGATTTTTGTTATGCGGGAGCTTGGACTTTGTACGTTGATTTGGGAACTGGGGCTGCTAAGCCATGTTATGGACAGCTTAGTAATCAAAATATATTTAAAAATCCTGAACAACCAATAATCTTTAATCCAGTGGGAAAACATTGCAGACAGCCATATTGTTATAATGGTCATGCATTTTTAACCTTGGGAGTAGTTCCAGAATTAGAAACACCAACATACGCTGATATTCGTAACAGAGTATGTGAAGATGGTAGAGAATGGTTATCGAAAGAAGTTAAAGATGCATTTTCACAAAAATTAGCTGATAACAATGAAGTATGGGATGAAAAGAAAAAGAATAGTTATGAAAGAAAGTATCCGTTTATATTTTTCAAAACGGCATTATATGACTGGAAAGAAATATATAATAAAGTTATAAGAAAACGCAAGAAATAA
- a CDS encoding sugar transferase yields MLREWEKLPKFMQTEEVRPYYDSLKKKKISLALKRGFDVFAASVMLVTFSPVLIAISIMIVRDSNGGVFYRQERVTQYGRKFKIFKFRTMVANADKIGTQVTVSNDSRVTRVGEKLRKYRLDELPQLINIILGDMTLVGTRPESTHYVKKYTPEMYATLLLPAGVTSEASIKYKDEAELLDKADDVDKVYVEKVLPEKMKYNLESIRKFSFIHDIGTMIKTVFAVIR; encoded by the coding sequence ATGTTACGAGAATGGGAGAAATTACCAAAATTTATGCAGACGGAGGAAGTTCGTCCATATTATGACAGTTTAAAAAAGAAAAAAATTAGTTTGGCTTTAAAAAGAGGATTTGATGTATTTGCTGCATCTGTTATGCTCGTAACATTTTCTCCTGTATTAATTGCTATCTCAATTATGATTGTAAGAGATTCTAATGGAGGAGTGTTTTATCGTCAGGAGCGTGTTACACAATACGGAAGAAAATTCAAGATATTTAAATTCCGAACAATGGTTGCTAATGCAGATAAAATCGGCACCCAAGTTACCGTATCCAATGACAGTAGAGTTACGAGGGTAGGCGAAAAACTTCGTAAATATCGTTTGGATGAATTGCCGCAGTTAATAAATATTATTTTAGGCGATATGACGCTTGTAGGAACCAGACCGGAAAGTACGCATTATGTAAAGAAGTATACACCGGAAATGTATGCTACGTTGTTATTACCGGCGGGAGTTACATCTGAGGCAAGTATAAAATATAAAGATGAAGCAGAGTTATTGGATAAAGCTGATGATGTGGACAAAGTATATGTAGAAAAGGTTCTTCCGGAGAAGATGAAATACAATCTTGAAAGTATTAGGAAATTTAGTTTTATACATGATATAGGAACAATGATAAAAACAGTTTTTGCAGTGATTAGGTAG
- a CDS encoding VOC family protein: protein MVQGLDHIALIVSSEDSLRFYEKLGFRETERFERSYDIVVFMTCGNITLEIFVDPNHPERVNSPEAKGLRHVAVTVDKIEDLNMEIEEIRTDWFGRRFTFVKDPDGLPIEIKECGSTLK, encoded by the coding sequence ATGGTTCAAGGATTAGATCATATTGCATTAATTGTTTCGTCAGAAGATAGTCTTAGATTCTATGAAAAGTTAGGATTCAGAGAAACCGAAAGATTTGAAAGAAGTTATGACATAGTTGTATTTATGACTTGTGGAAACATAACTCTTGAAATTTTTGTGGATCCGAATCATCCAGAAAGAGTGAATAGTCCAGAGGCTAAAGGCTTACGTCATGTGGCAGTCACTGTAGATAAGATAGAAGATTTGAATATGGAAATCGAAGAAATCAGAACTGACTGGTTTGGCAGAAGATTTACTTTTGTAAAGGATCCAGATGGTTTACCAATAGAAATTAAAGAATGTGGGAGTACTTTGAAATGA
- a CDS encoding zinc ribbon domain-containing protein: MEKPQYYSITVKKMNILTRHSDWLVKTQELYNQILEFYYNLYLDTFQDGRPGSMEALRTLEKLTIPGRDRQPVQYPLPWQKVPLYFRRAAINSAIAVASSYLSREKQKIRSTSFTESVTCYKGMYRDFEGNAITLKIWTGEKWLWHRIKLRGNTIPEEGQMMSPSIVLKKTGPELHIPWKTFVKDGRTAKERMAAGEKICAVTFTNQDALTVCCVLNSDGAKEKVFFVRGGAEYAHRCRQVTDKIKKSEASGSSGSSAIPNSRYWMKLKNLNDFYSHSISRQVINYTIKQGAKMIVLPEYEKEYSRILMSKAGNFSPIHLSTAIREKIKYKAWQEGLVVVELQQHNISSTCAACGASLHKKGQNFVCKNGHQGNYYLNASWNLGLKCIRGFQPKEPRTSD, from the coding sequence GTGGAGAAACCACAGTATTACTCCATCACAGTTAAAAAGATGAACATCCTGACCAGACATTCCGACTGGTTAGTAAAAACACAGGAACTGTATAACCAGATACTGGAATTTTATTACAACCTATACCTTGACACTTTTCAGGATGGAAGACCAGGTTCCATGGAAGCACTCCGCACACTGGAAAAGCTGACAATCCCAGGCAGAGACCGACAGCCCGTGCAGTACCCACTGCCATGGCAAAAGGTTCCCCTGTATTTCAGGCGAGCTGCGATCAACAGCGCAATTGCCGTAGCCAGCAGTTACCTTTCCAGAGAAAAACAGAAGATCCGTTCCACTTCTTTCACAGAATCCGTTACCTGTTATAAAGGCATGTATCGTGATTTTGAAGGAAATGCGATCACACTGAAAATCTGGACTGGAGAAAAATGGCTCTGGCATCGCATCAAGCTCCGTGGCAATACCATACCGGAAGAAGGACAGATGATGTCACCTTCCATTGTCCTGAAAAAGACAGGCCCTGAGCTGCACATCCCGTGGAAGACTTTTGTAAAAGACGGCAGAACTGCCAAAGAACGAATGGCAGCAGGTGAAAAAATCTGTGCCGTAACGTTTACCAATCAGGATGCACTCACAGTCTGCTGCGTGCTGAATTCTGACGGCGCAAAAGAAAAAGTCTTTTTTGTAAGAGGAGGAGCTGAGTATGCCCACCGATGCAGGCAGGTTACTGACAAGATCAAAAAATCCGAAGCATCAGGAAGCAGTGGCAGCAGCGCAATCCCCAATTCACGCTACTGGATGAAATTAAAAAATCTCAATGATTTTTATTCTCATAGCATAAGTAGACAAGTTATAAATTACACAATAAAGCAAGGCGCAAAGATGATCGTTCTTCCAGAATATGAGAAAGAATACAGTAGAATCCTGATGTCAAAAGCCGGAAACTTCTCACCGATACATCTAAGCACCGCCATTCGTGAAAAGATAAAGTACAAAGCCTGGCAGGAGGGACTCGTTGTAGTGGAACTACAGCAGCATAACATCAGTTCCACATGTGCAGCCTGTGGAGCCTCCTTACATAAAAAAGGACAGAACTTTGTCTGCAAGAATGGGCATCAGGGAAATTACTACCTGAATGCATCCTGGAATCTCGGATTAAAATGCATCCGCGGATTTCAGCCAAAAGAGCCGAGAACAAGCGATTAA
- a CDS encoding UDP-N-acetylglucosamine 4,6-dehydratase family protein: MNEYEVQEIVFAIPSMDAEKKKTLYEYYKNAGYKLKVYDYPTVYAAGGKRHLREFDIEELLFRKPLVVSDEHTNEYYKGKVVLITGGGGSIGSELCRQLAKMQPKQIVILDIYENGAYDVQQELKIAYGNTLNLQIEICSITHKKALEHVFAKYHPQIVINAAAHKHVPLMEHNCIEAIYNNVFGTQNLVELCEKYEAERFMMVSTDKAVNPTNVMGATKRMCEMIVQSASTHGKVKYSATRFGNVLGSAGSVIPLFKRQIANGGPVTVTDKRIIRYFMTIPEASQLVLQSGAMANNGELFVLDMGQPVKIMDLAENMIRLSGVQGIEIVETGLRPGEKLYEELLVKTEELDKTSNSMIFIERDSALSPEEINTRLNMLREVCETGDDSQAREVLRKAVPTFKKPEEVNRAAEFVVHQKKSEPEREEAVAI; this comes from the coding sequence TTGAATGAGTACGAAGTACAGGAAATTGTATTTGCCATACCGTCAATGGACGCAGAAAAGAAGAAAACATTATATGAATACTATAAAAATGCTGGATATAAATTAAAAGTTTATGATTATCCGACTGTTTATGCGGCAGGAGGAAAGCGACATTTAAGAGAATTTGATATTGAGGAATTACTGTTCAGAAAGCCATTGGTGGTATCTGATGAGCATACAAATGAATATTACAAAGGAAAAGTTGTTTTGATTACTGGTGGTGGCGGTTCCATTGGATCGGAGCTGTGTCGTCAGTTGGCAAAGATGCAACCGAAACAGATTGTTATTTTGGATATTTATGAAAATGGTGCATACGATGTTCAGCAGGAATTAAAAATTGCATATGGAAATACTTTAAATCTTCAGATTGAAATTTGTTCTATTACACACAAGAAAGCACTGGAACATGTATTTGCTAAGTATCATCCACAGATTGTAATTAATGCAGCAGCACATAAGCATGTGCCTTTAATGGAACATAACTGTATCGAAGCCATCTATAACAATGTATTTGGAACACAGAATCTGGTAGAACTTTGTGAAAAATATGAAGCCGAACGTTTCATGATGGTATCAACGGACAAAGCGGTTAATCCTACGAATGTTATGGGTGCTACCAAGAGAATGTGCGAAATGATTGTACAGAGTGCAAGTACGCATGGAAAAGTGAAGTACAGTGCGACACGTTTTGGAAATGTATTAGGTAGTGCGGGGTCAGTTATTCCGTTATTTAAACGTCAGATAGCTAATGGAGGACCGGTTACAGTTACAGATAAGCGAATTATCCGATATTTTATGACTATCCCAGAAGCATCACAGCTTGTACTTCAAAGTGGAGCTATGGCAAATAATGGAGAGCTTTTTGTATTGGATATGGGACAGCCTGTAAAAATAATGGATTTGGCAGAGAATATGATTCGATTGTCTGGTGTACAGGGAATTGAAATTGTGGAAACAGGATTAAGACCGGGAGAAAAGTTATATGAAGAATTGTTGGTTAAAACAGAAGAATTAGATAAAACAAGTAACAGCATGATATTTATTGAGCGTGATTCAGCATTAAGTCCGGAAGAAATTAATACTCGTCTGAATATGCTTAGAGAAGTTTGTGAAACAGGAGATGACTCACAGGCAAGAGAAGTATTAAGAAAAGCTGTACCAACATTTAAAAAGCCGGAAGAAGTTAATCGAGCTGCTGAATTTGTTGTACATCAAAAAAAGAGTGAGCCTGAAAGGGAAGAAGCAGTAGCTATATAA